From the Desulfurispira natronophila genome, one window contains:
- a CDS encoding energy transducer TonB — MRFAALLILSLILHVILGLVIPYHQQDEPDIPATPIEVEYSRETRPTEPEPAEPTPPSPPARIAQPSKAPADPPQKPATTEVTTDETGEIREKDLAQAPLIELPRRSVEMDDLLARESEYPQELKTESFDPYRLSEKNLRQLDQLLSDEDASTPQEDVITFEEGFYRAEYASFLWQLRRKIENVWIYPRAAIQDGDQGIVLLRFTINRSGELTGVELVRNPSQSAYLANAAMRAVRDAAPYNPLPEPLERLTINGVFVYSLGGVYIHSR, encoded by the coding sequence ATGCGCTTTGCTGCTTTACTGATCCTGTCACTCATACTGCACGTAATTCTAGGACTGGTTATTCCCTACCACCAGCAAGATGAGCCTGATATTCCTGCAACTCCCATTGAGGTCGAGTACTCACGGGAAACGAGGCCAACTGAGCCAGAGCCCGCAGAACCGACGCCCCCCTCCCCTCCGGCTCGAATCGCTCAACCCTCCAAAGCACCGGCAGATCCACCCCAGAAGCCTGCTACCACTGAAGTGACAACTGATGAAACTGGAGAAATCAGGGAAAAAGACCTGGCCCAGGCGCCTCTGATTGAACTTCCACGGCGTAGCGTCGAAATGGACGACTTGCTGGCCCGAGAGTCAGAGTACCCACAGGAGCTCAAAACTGAGTCCTTTGATCCATATCGGCTTTCGGAGAAGAATTTGCGCCAGCTGGATCAGCTACTCAGCGACGAGGATGCAAGTACTCCCCAGGAAGATGTCATTACCTTTGAGGAAGGGTTTTATCGCGCTGAATATGCCTCCTTTCTCTGGCAACTTCGGCGTAAAATCGAAAATGTCTGGATCTATCCCCGCGCCGCTATACAGGACGGTGACCAAGGCATTGTGCTGCTACGCTTCACTATTAACCGCAGTGGCGAACTGACAGGAGTAGAGCTGGTTCGCAACCCGAGCCAGTCAGCTTACTTGGCCAACGCAGCTATGCGTGCGGTGCGGGACGCAGCGCCTTATAACCCATTGCCAGAGCCCCTGGAGCGACTCACCATCAATGGAGTCTTTGTTTACTCCTTGGGTGGGGTATACATCCACTCACGCTGA